ACCTGTTAGTAATCAGATATTCAATCTCTCCCATCATCAATATATCATCTAAAGGTCACTTCAATATCTCAAGGATATATAAGTGACCTTTAAATAACGTACTAGTACTCAATTTATATGAATACCAGACAAATACTAGGAGACAGGTAGTACCTTAGTATAAACAACCTCAAAAGCAACTATTATGGCCATTGTTAAAGACAATATCCTGCTGCAGCTCGTCCGGGGCACAATAGGCAGACAAGTCACCATCTACGAACGGAATGGACAGATCATTATGGCGAAAAAACGCCGCCCGTCCAATAAAAAACCAACGCAAAAACAGCTGGAAGCGAGGCATAAAATGCGCATAGCAGCGGACCTGGCCAGAGACATGATGAATGACCCTGCGATAAAGGCCTATTATGCGTCACTGGCAGGGCCAGGACAGAATGCCTATAACATGGCCGTGAAAGATGCATACCGCTCTCCCGAAGTGCAGCAAATTCGCCTGGAAGATACGGCTGTTGTTGTGACAGCAAAAGACGACTTCCGGGTTGCCGAAGTGAAGGTCCAGGTAGTAGATACCGATGGTGTGATCACTGAAAGCGGACCTGCGGTTTTAGGAAGGAATGGCATAGACTGGTACTATCAGGCAACCACATTGCCGCCAGGCGGAAAGATCGTGATAGTAGCAGCAGACCTGCCAGGGAAACAAACCGTAAAAGAACTACCCATCAGCTAAAAAGAAGCGTCCGCACACTTCCCGGCATTACATCAGCAACAAGTCAGAAGAACAGAGCGCCCGTTTGTGACGGAACGCCCTGTCGTACGATATAGATAAAGGCTACTTCAGGTCTTCTATGGATGCACCAAAATTGATGTGCAGTACATTACCGTTGGGCAATACGAGCGCAGGTACCGACTTTACACCTGCTGCATCCGCATCCTTTACCTTGCTCTTCTCTGATCCGAGATGTACTACCTCTACCTGCGCGGCAGGGATCAGGTGAAGAATATCCTGTTCTGCGCTTACACAAACCGGGCAACCTGCATGATAAAAAACTGCTTTTTCCATGTTATCTTAATTTTTAATGTTTGATATAATAGTGTTTAAGATCGTGTTCTCATTTTCTGTGAGCGGCTTCAGCGGACTTCTCAATTCGCCTGCTTCCACGCCATATAGTTCCAGCCCTGCTTTAATCGCCCTGGGTAATCCCGTATTGACGATGAACTTTAACAGGTCCACCTGCTGATAGAACAGCTCCCTGGCAGTACTGTAGTCATTTTGCTGAATTGCGTCAAATAAGGCCGTATTCAGCTCAGGTATCAGGTTCGGCGCAGCGGTACACCAACCTGTAGCACCTGCTGCAAAGGCAGATAGCGCCAGTGGATTGGAACCGTTATAGAAAGCCACCTCTTCTCCCAGTTCTCTTCTCAGGTAGTGCATACGTTGCACATCCCCGGTGCTCTCCTTGATCATGGTTACATTCGGTATCTCCAGCAGGCGTTTTAAGAGCGCAGGAGACATGTCCACCCCTCCTGTCGCCGGATTATTATACGCCATCACCGGAATCGAAATACGGGACGCTACCGCGTCATAATGTGCCACGACTTCATCGTCGGTCAGTTTCCAGTAACTCATTGGGATGATCATCACTGCCGAAGCACCTGCTTTCTCTGCAAACCGGGCATGGTAAATAGTTCTCTCTGTCGTAAGATTGGAAACGCCCACCAATGTTGGCACCCGGCCTGCTACCTGTCTGATGGTCGCTTCCGTCACTGCTTCCTTCTCTTCATCCGTGAGATAAGGTAATACACCTGTACTCCCCAGCGGAGCAATGGCATGCGCGCCTGATACTACCAGCCTTTCCACCAGCTGCTGAAACAACGGAATATCTACCTTCTCCTGGCGGTCAAACGGCGTGATCGCATAGGCTATGACGCCTTTCAATAAAACATGATCCATGCATTTTTACATTTAAGTGGTTTACAGATCCCTTCCTTCTTCTTCCCGCAATGCCACTCCCAGGTTCTGCAACTGCGGAGCATTCTCACAGGCAATGTATTTTGCGGGTAATGCATCGCTGAGATTCTGATGCCTGTGCCAGGCCCAGGAAGGAATGTACACCGCATCTCCTGCCTCCCATTCCACACGCTCGTCTTCGATCTCTGTCCAGCCTTTCCCTTCAATGACATACAGGACGGTTTCATAGGTATGACGGTGACGGTTGGTCTGCTGACCGGGTAACAGTCCCCCGATGGTCATACTCACATTCCTGCTCGGCAGATCGACAAAGAACACCGGATGTTTTCTTTCCGTAGAAAACTGATCGTGCTCACCTGCACGCTCAACATTTTTGTGTATCAGGTGAGACGGCTTTACGAATGTTGGCCTGGCATACGTACGGTGAAAATCCTTTGAACTGAATGCCTGTTTTTCCTCCTTTGCTGACTGATCAGGAGCTGCTGGTGTGGCTGTTGTTTTAGACATAGTTTATATTTTTATGTTGATGTTTTCTGATTGCATGACAAAAGTAGTGTAGCTTTGGACCAGCAAACTGATACAGTTTTTACAAAAACAGCTAGTCCAGATGTTAAGACCTTGGCAACTCGAGATACAATTGGCCCCCCAGTCGGATAAGGCGATATACCTCCAGATCGCGGATGCCATCATCAGGGATATCCATTCCGGTCGCCTGAAAGCGGGCGACGCCCTGCCAGGCAGCAGGAACATGGCGCAGCTCCTGCACATCAACAGGAATACAGTGGTAGAAGCGCTGAATGTGCTGATCAATGAAGAATGGGTGGTATCTAAAGAGCGGAAAGGTATTTTCGTGTCAGAAACACTACCGTCCCTGTCAGGCGCCCGACGATCTTCATCCACACCAGTATTACCGGAAACCACTAAGGGACAACGGTACCATATCCAGTTCGACGATGGTCATCCGGATAGTAAGATCGCGCCGGTGGCCGCACTGGCCAGGGCCTACCGGCAACTGTTCAACCGGAAAGCCCGGTGGCAGCTGATGGGATACGCGGATGAATATGGTGACCCGGAGTTCAGGAAAGCGATCGTACATATGCTGAATCACCAACGCGGACTGGGCATTACTGACAATGCCATCTGTATTACACGGGGCAGCCAGATGGCGATGTACCTCGCATTCCGTTGTATGATTGAAAAAGGGGATCATGTCATGGTAGAAGATCCCGGCTATAAACCCGCCTGGAAAGCAGCGGCTGATGCCGGGGCAAAGCTGTTACCTGTCCGGGTAGATGAAGAAGGGCTGGTAATAGCAGATGTGATGGCCCATCTGCAGTCACGAAAGAAGATAAAAGCGCTCTATACCACTCCGCACAGACAGTACCCTACCACGGTGACGTTAAGTCTGCAAAGGCGCTTACAGCTCATCCAGCTGTCCAATGACTACGGATTTACCATTATGGAAGATGATTATGATAATGAATTCTGTTTTGGCTACCGGCCTACGCTTCCGCTATCCAGCTTCCGGGAACTGAAAAGTTATATTTATATCGGTACCATGAGTAAGGTAGTGGCTCCCGCATTACGCATCGGCTACCTGGTCGGCAATAGTGAGCCGTTTATTGAAAAGGTCGGCGCACTCAGGAAGATCATTGACGTACAGGGCGATAATATCATGGAGCAGGCCGTATTACAACTGATCAAAGACGGCACGATCAAGCGACATATCAGAAAAGCGACCCTTCACTATAAAGCCAAACGAGATGTGACGGCGGATCTGCTGGAAAAGCACCTGCAACACAGGGCTGATTATAGCATACCCGAAGGAGGACTGGCGTTCTGGCTTACACCGAAAAAAAGCATCAACTGGCAGCATGTAAGTGACAAGCTGCTCAGCAAAGGTATCAGGATCATTACGCCTGATAACTATAGCATTGACACACCCGTGAATGGTATACGGCTCAGTTATGGTGCACTATCCGAAGAACAGCTGGAAGAAGGCATTACAGAACTGGCAAAGCACCTGTAAGGGCGTTGGCGGTTCCGGCATGGCATGAGCTGTAAATACGGCACCTGAATTGCATTTATTGGGCACAGGGTTCCTTCTTTTATTCACTGATAATCATGCACGGGGTTTCATATCTGAAATACAATATCTCCTAAGTCCGGAATAAGAGAATGAATTACCTTGCAATGAACAAACTCCCATATACGAACTAATCATCCATTCTAACTAATCTCCATCAAAGTAACTATGAGAAGAAAACTGATCGCCATCTTAGTATTGGCCGCTACATTCCTTACCGCGCAAGCGCAGGAGATGACCACTGAACAGCAGAAGGTCATTGCTAATTTCATCAGCAACGTTAAACAGCAAAATAAGGAAGCATTGGCTGCGAGCGTTAAATTTCCATTGAAACGCGACGCCCCTATTCCGCCTGTTAATAACAAGGAGGAATTCCTCGCACGCTATAATGAGATATTTGATGAGTCATTGACCAAAATGATCGTGTCTTCCCGGCCCGAAAAAGACTGGACAGCGATGGGCTGGCGTGGTATCATGCTGGAACAGGGAAAAGTATGGCTGGATGATGATGGCGTGCTGATAGCTGTGAACTATCAGTCAACGATTGAAAAAAGAAAACAGAAAGCACTGGTTAAAGATGACAAAAAACAACTCTATAATACGGTAAAAAAATACGACAGACCTACTTACCTGCTGGAAACGAAAACGCACCGCATCCGTATAGATGATCTGGGACATAATAATTACCGTTACTCCTCCTGGCGCCTGCAAAGTAAAATGAGTGAAAAGCCCGACCTGGTGATTGAAGATGGCGAGGTATTCTATGAGGGTACCGGTGGTAATCATCATTATGAGTTCAGGAATGATGGCTACCTCTATAGCTGTGTATTTACGCTGCTGGGCGCAGATGACAGATCGCCTGCTGTACTGACCATATCCAAAGATGGTAAAGTACTGTCTACGCAGCCACTCACCGTTATCAGATAGACATAATCACACCAGGCATTTGCCAGGCAAACAGCAGCTAATTCATTACGGTATTTTCCTTCGGGGGCATTTCTTACTGCAATGCCCCCTTTTTCATGCTTATATCACTTTTTCAACATGTGAATAATCCGAATAACTTTTCCAAAGAAGTTATTTACATTTGCTTACAGTAAAGCAGACACGTAAAGTCAGATTAATTATTCAAGCCCCGGGCCGTCATCAATAATCAACCAAGAATGAGTTTATCATGTGAAAGGTTCTTTCGCATTTTTCCTTCGTAGACAAGCACCTGCTGATTAGCAATATTCAATATATCTGAAGCACAGATTATGACATAATTATAAACAACGGCTTTTGCCGGCTTTATTTCCGCTGTATACGGGGAAGTCTGGCGTTTATCTCAATACTATTTTCAACCTCGAATCAATTCCGATGAAAAACACGCGCAAACGATTCCCTGCAAAAGGGTTATCCCTCTTATTTATTACCGCCGTATGCTGGCTGAGTACCATTACTGTAAGTCTGGCACAGAACGTTGATCCTGCACAAAGTATGAAAAAGCGTATTCCGTACACGTTAAAGATCAATAAAGGTTCCTGGTGGGTAGGCGGCGGACTGGGAATCACGGGTTCCGTTACACCGATGGGACAATACATTGGTACGGCTGCACAGCTTTCCGCAAAAGCTGGTTATCATGTAATAGACAAATTGTCTGTCGGCCTGAGTGTGACCGGAGCACTCAGTATTGCCAGCAAAAAAAGCGCAGGGGTATACAACAGAGGCCTCAATGTACTGATGGGGCCTATCGTTCAGTATATGATCCCTGTATCCAGGTCCATCTTCCTCCAACCGATCATTGGCGCCACCTGGGGCCCGATGGGTATCAAGTCCATGGTCTCTCCGGCAGGTGCTGAAGAGCAATATGTCAAGATCAAGGGACATGCATTCTGTGAACTTGCAGGTATCGGACCGTTTTTTGAGGTAATACCAGGTAAAGCCAGTTTCGGCGCCCAGTTCTTTGTAACATCCATACAACAAACCACTAACGTGTATACAGATGGTGGTGAAAAGGTACCAGGCACACAGATAAAAGACCGGAAGACCGGCCCTGCCATGATCATGGAATTCCGGTTACACTTATAATATTCAGACAGAAAGGGGCAGCAGCAGCTTATGACAGTCAACAATGATCAGTTTTATACCAGGTTACCGGTAAACCATATTCCGTTGAGCGAACTGCTGATGGAAGAGCATCTTTTTTACCGCATACCGGAAGACTGGCATGTGATCATTACAGACATCAAAGGCTCTACAGCAGTCGTGCAAAAAGGCCTGCACGAGACTGTCAACCTGGTGGCTACAGGTAGCATCGTAGCCGTGCTGAATATCAGCTTCAAAGCAAATATTACCGTTCCTTTCTTTTTTGGTGGCGATGGAGCCACCTTTATCGTGCCCCCCGCTATCAAAGAGGCGGCTATCAAAGCGCTCCTGCTGTATAAAAACAATACGCAGGAGAGCTTTGCTATGGACCTGCGGATCGGTACTGTACCGGTGAGCGAAATATATGCTGCCGGGCATACTTTACGGGTGACCAAATTCACCAGCTCCGGCAACTTCCACATCCCGGTTATACTGGGTGACGGACTACATTACGCCGAAAGGCAGATCAAAGGCGAAGACTATATGTTGTCCGGAGATTTATCCGCCGGTGAAGAGATAGACCTGAGTGGAATGCAATGCCGCTGGGACAAGATCAAACCACCGGAACATCATTATGAAGTCGTATCGCTGATCGTAGTGGCTACAGCAGCAGAAAAACAGGCAAAGGTTTTCCAGCAGGTCATTACACATATAGATAGGATCTATGGCACGCCTGATAAAAGGCAGCCGATCTCTATCACACAGTTGCGGCTGAAAAGTACGTTTGCTAAACTGGGACTGGAACTAAGGGCCAAATTTGGCAGAAAAGGAATGTTGCGTCTGTTGCAGACCTGGCTCACCAACATACTTGGGCAGCTTTACTTCCGCACCAGGCCCGGCCGGACATATCTGACACGCCTCATTGAAATGTCAGATACACTCGTGATAGATGGAAAGATCAATACCGTGATCACCGGTACGGAAGTGCAACGCCGGCAACTGGTACTGGAGCTGAATAAACTCGAAGCAGCAGGCGAGATCTATTATGCCTTTTATGTGAGCAGGGAATCGGTGATGTCCTGCTATGTACGCGATTATAAAGACGAACATATCCATTTCGTCGACGGCGCCGAAGGAGGCTATACCCATGCCGCCGGTGTTTTAAAGCTAAAAATTGTCCACTTCTCCTCCTGATTTGTCTGCCTCCCTGATTCGTACTATCTGTTCATCTGCCAGGGCACTACCTTTGAAGAAAGGCATGTGTGTGGTTTATAACCTACCTTTGACCTTACAGCAACCGTTTTTCCTTAAAGCCAATTCATTACAGTGAGTAAGAAACGCGCATTTAGAGTATCCCCGCTGATCATCTGGCTCAGTTCAATTTCACTCGGACTGCTGGCCTCTGTGCCGAAGATAGCGGAACACCATTTCAATGCCAGGGAAGCATTGGTGAACACGGTGATCACCGCTGTCTTTGCCTTATTTGTATGGTATTATAACATTTATACATTGCCGACCTATTCCAAAAGAGATATCTATAGGGGCATCTCTGTGACAAGACTGTTACAAAGCCTGATACTGGGGATAGGTGTAATGTTACTGCTGGCATTTGCGCAACAGATGCTGGTGGAAACACTGAGTTTCGGTCCTGTGATGCTGATGGTGGAAGTCAGAGGGATCTTTATCAACCTGATGTTCTATATGTTCCTGCACCTGCTGTATCAGAACTATCAGAACCAGCGGGTAAGCATAGAACTGGAACGTACCAAGTCAGATAACCTGGGCGCACAATATGAATTGCTGAAACAGCAGATCAATCCTCACTTTCTGTTTAACAGTCTGAATACACTGAAGACAATGATCGAGGTCAACGACAAACAGTCGGTAGATTTCGTACTGAAATTATCGGAGTTCTACCGGTTTACACTGGAAAGCCGTAAGCTGGACCTGATCCACCTGTCAGAGGAACTGGAGATCATCTCTGCCTATATGTTCCTGCTGAAGGCACGGTTTGAAGATGGTATCCATATGAAGACCGATATCCCTCCGGCATATAATAATTCAATGATTCCGCCATTTACATTACAGCTGCTCATTGAGAACTGCGTCAAACACAATGTGGTATCACTGGAGGAGCCACTGGAGATCAGGTTGTATGTGGAAAAGGATTTCATCGTTGCCGAGAATGACCTGCAACCGAAAATGGAGTCGGAAGTATCTATGCATGTTGGCCTCAGCAACATCAGTGAAAGGTACCATCACCTGCTGGACAAAGAAGTTATTATTGAAGCAACAGATAAAGTATTTAAGGTAAAATTACCGGTCATCTATGAACATACTGATTATTGAAGACGAAGTAAAAGCAGCGGCATCGCTGGCGGCACTGATCACGAAGATCAGGCCGGAAGCAACCATTGTATCGAAATTGCAGAGTGTGAAAAGCAGTGTAACATATCTGTCTGAGCAACCGCATCCTGATCTTATTTTCATGGATATACAGTTGTCGGACGGCTTATGCTTCAACATCTTTAAAGCGGTCAGGGTATCCTGTCCGGTAGTTTTCTGTACCGCCTTTGACGAGTATACGCTGGAGGCATTTAAAGCCAATGGCGTGGATTATGTACTGAAACCTTTTTCACAGCTGGATATTGAAAATGCCTTTAAAAAAGTAGATGAACTGAAGAACTTCTTTCAGCAGCATGCACAGCATCCCCTGCCGCAGCTGAATGACCTGCTGGCCAAAGTAGCCCCGCCTGCGGGAAAGAAAAATTTCCTCGTTTTCAAAAACAACAAGTACCTTAATATCGCGACGGAGACGATCGCGTATTTTTATATCAAACATGAAGCGACGATGATCAGGACGTTTGATCAGCAGGAATACAGCGTCAATCAGTCGTTAGATCAGATACATGCGCAGTTGTCGCCCGATCAGTTCTTCCGGGTGAACAGGCAGTACCTGGTCAACTTTCATGCGATCAAGGAAGTGGAACACTACTTTGCCAGGAAATTACTGGTGAACCTGAGTATTCCTACTCCTGACAAATTATTGATCAATAAAGAAAAGGTACAGATATTTCTGACCTGGCTGGAGAACAGGTAAGCAATCACTTATGACAACGACAATATCTGCTGACATTACGAACCCGGTTGATGGCAGCCTGGGTTTCACGATGAAAGATTTCAACATGGACGCCGGCTTCAGCGAAGTGCAGAAGATCGGCCTTTTTTCCATTATATGGATACTGGAAGGAAACGGTACTTTAAAGGCCGATTTTACGGCTTATGATCTGGCAGCAGGGTCAATGATGTTCTTTGCTCCTTTTCAGCCCTTTCAGATCAGGGGAGACGATTTAAAGGGTATCGTGATGCATTTCCATCATGACTTCTTCTGTATCATCAAACATCACCGGGAAGTCGCCTGTGACGGTATCCTGTTCAATAACATTCATCAATCCCCACTGGTGAACATTCCGGAACATGAACGACCGATGTTCCTTCAGATCATGGACCAGATCAAACAGGAAGTGCAGGTGCCCGGCCTCGCACAGCATGACCTGATCATTTCCTACCTGAAGATATTGCTCATCAACGTGACGAGAATCAAAAAATCACAGACGGATGTACAACAGCCCTTCAGTGAAAAGAGTACAGAATCAGTATTAGTACATTCCTTTAAGACTTACATAGACCAGTATTACAGGGAGAAACACAGTGCGGGTGATTATGCGGCACTGCTGAACACCTCTGTTAAAAACCTGGGAAGAGTGGTGAAGGAGTTTTATCAGAAGACACCTACCGATATGATCGCGGAGCGAATTATCGTGGAAGCGAAACGCGAACTCTACCTGACTGACAAGCCTGTTAAGGAAATAGCGTATGACCTGGGCTTTAAAGATGAGTACCACTTCAGCAGGTACTTTAAGAATATTATACAGACTTCTCCACAGACGTATAGGAACTCGCTTAAAAAGGCATGGGGGTGATCTGCATTAGGAACGAGGAGTTGCTACCATAATACTTTGCCGCTATATACAGTGTACCACATATAAATGACAGTGCGCTTTCAATGATTGAAAGCGCACTGTCATTTACATTGTTACAAATTAATATTCAATTCCTGATTCCATTTCACTTCCCTTCTGCCGCAGCTATGATCACACGCGCCACCTCTTCAGGTTTGGAGATGAACACTACATGGCTGCCTTTTATTTCTGTTACTTTGGCACCGGAGCGTTTGTACATGTTGCGTTCTACTTCCGGGAGGATGCTTTTATCTTCGGTTGCCACGATTGCGTAGCTGGGTTTTGTTTTCCAGGCAGCAGCTGTTACCGGCGTGCCAAAGCTGGCACCAGCGATCGGTTGCTGGGAAGCGTACATAAAGTCAGTCTCTGATCTGGGAAGATCACCGGCGAAGCCGTCATGGAACTTAGCCTGGTCATAGTATACAAAGCCTTTATCGTCTGGGGCCAGGATACCATTTTCAGGAGCCGGAGGCATGGAAGTCGCCCACTGGATAGTATTCTCCCCTTTATCAGGCTGGAAAGCGGCTACATATACCAGGGAAGCTACTTTATCATGCGTGCCGGCCTGTGTGATGACGGTACCGCCCCAGGAGTGACCTACAAGTACGGCAGGACCATCCTGCTTGTCGAGGATACGGGTGGTGGCATCCACATCATCCTGCAGGGAGGTCAGCGGATTTTGTACAATAGAGACATGGTAACCTTTCTTCACCAGTATATCATGCACTTTCTTCCATCCTGAGCCATCTGCAAAGGCACCATGTACGATCACTATATTTTTAGTTACTTTTTTCTGAGCGAAGGCAGTGGTGACTGCTGCGAAGTTCATCATAAGTGTCATTGCTGCCAGGAGCATACCGCCTAAATACCATTTGGATGTTGTTGTCATTGTGTTGTTGTTTTGTATGGTACAAAGTTGCGGCAAAGCGTGCTGCCGGGAAATGACTGTATTTCCATATGAGATGGATATTTTTCCTGCATGAGAAAAGCCCTGTAAAACACCAGCTGATGTCTTACAGGGCTTTCACCTTATCCGGCTGTTGTTATAGCTTCGGATACCAGTTGCGCAGGCGCACTTCTATATTCCGCTTGCCGGCATCTACTTTCTCTTTAAAGGCATCCACATCGCTCAGACCTTTTGCACCTCTGTAATGATAAGGGTACACGATCTTTGGTTTGAATGACAGTACGGCGCTGGCCGCCTCGGTCACATCCATGGTGTAAGGCTGGTTCATACAAACGAAAGCCACATTGATGTTCCGCAGGTTACGCATTTCAGGGATACCCTGGGTATCGCCGGAAAGGTACACCCGTACACCACCCACGGTGATGATGTAGCCGTTACCCCTGCCTTTCGGATGTCTTGATTCCGCCGTCTCAGGCAGGTTGTACATCGGGATCGCATTGATGGTGATAGCGCCCTGTGTAGTAACGCCAAAGTTCTTTAATACAATAACGGATGGTTTGTACGCGGCAGGCAGTTTGTCTGCTACAGCCGGTGGTACGATCAGTTTTGTATTGGCAGTTTTCAGTTTACCAATGGCAGTAGAATCAAAATGGTCACCATGAATATCTGTAATGAGGATGTAATCAGGTGCGGCCAGTCCTTTGAACAGGTCTTTATTACCGGCAGGATCTACATAGATAACCGCTTTATCTACCGTTAATACCACACTGGCATGTTCAACGGGCTGGATAACCAGCGGACCTTTGCCGGTCTTAATAGTGTCTGGCGTACTGAGTTGAGCACTGGCGTTTCCTATAAATGCCGCGAAGCAGGAAACAAACAGGCTGAGTCTGATCGTCTTTGTGAGGGTCATAAAAAACAGTTTAATATATAGAGCGTTACATTCATTCTCCGTGTCTACACAGCAAACTTACATTAAAAAGCAGCCAGAACTTTATGCTGGCTGCTTTTTAATGCGCATCATTATTTCAAAGCTATTTTCTTCCCTGTTTTTACTGCTTCATAAATAGCGTCCATGATCTTCAGATCACGTACGCCTTCTTCTCCATTCACCGGCACCACAGGTTGCTTGCCATGCAGAATAATGTCAGACATTTCTTCCATTTGCAAGGTCTGATGTACCACGACAGGCTGATTCAGTTCTCCCTTGTGGGTACGCCCTTTAATAGGCCCGTAACCGGTAGAAGGCTGCATTTCTGCAAATCCCTTATCACCATTCAGAAAGAATTTATCCAGGTTGTTCATACTATAGGTAGATAGGCAGGAAGCCACTGCCCCGCTGGGAAATCCCAGCTGGAACTGGATCGTTTCATCCACACCGGGTTTAAACTTCTGTGGATCTGTTTTGGTTTCCTGGGCAGTTACCCATACCGGCTCCTCACCTATCATATAGCGTGCGCCATTGAGTGCATAGATACCGATATCCATCAGGGAGCCGCCGCCTGCGAGTTCCTTGTTCAGGCGCCACTGACCGGGATCACCAGCCTTGAAACCACATAGTCCCTGGAAGAAGAGGATCTTCCCGAACTCTCCTGCCTGGCGCATCCGGATCACTTCCAGCGTATGTGGTTCAAAGTGCATACGGTAGCCTACCAGTAATTTGACGTTCGCTTTCTTACACGCATCCACCATTTCCTGTCCTTCTTTTGCATTCAGGGCCATCGGCTTCTCACAGATCACATGTTTACCAGCTTTGGCCACCCTGATCGCCTGGCTATGATGGAGGGCATTGGGTGTAATGACATACACGGCATCGATATCCGGATTGTTTTTGATGTTGTCAAAGTTATCGTAGTTGTAGCAGTTCTTCTCCGGAATACCATATTTCTCCTGCCAGGCTTTGACCTTGGAAGGCGTACCACTGATCACGCCTACCAGCTTCGCCTTTTTACAATCTTTCATCGCCTCGGCTACCCGGGTGCCATATCCACCCAAACCCATAATGGCCACCCGCAATACCGGTCCATCATACGGGGCTTCTGTCATATCAGGCAGTCCTGCCATACCCAGACGGGGGATCACGGTTAATGCGAGGGCGGAAGCAGTAATTTTGTGCAAAAAGTGTCTTCTTGTGTTCTTCATAACAAGGGTTTGGGTTTTATGAAAGATGTGTCTAAGTAAGATATTCAGAAAATCAGGCTTCTGCAACCCGTTCATGTAAATCTTCTCCCGCAATTTCTATACCTGACCGCCCC
The DNA window shown above is from Chitinophaga agri and carries:
- a CDS encoding thioredoxin domain-containing protein yields the protein MEKAVFYHAGCPVCVSAEQDILHLIPAAQVEVVHLGSEKSKVKDADAAGVKSVPALVLPNGNVLHINFGASIEDLK
- a CDS encoding dihydrodipicolinate synthase family protein — protein: MDHVLLKGVIAYAITPFDRQEKVDIPLFQQLVERLVVSGAHAIAPLGSTGVLPYLTDEEKEAVTEATIRQVAGRVPTLVGVSNLTTERTIYHARFAEKAGASAVMIIPMSYWKLTDDEVVAHYDAVASRISIPVMAYNNPATGGVDMSPALLKRLLEIPNVTMIKESTGDVQRMHYLRRELGEEVAFYNGSNPLALSAFAAGATGWCTAAPNLIPELNTALFDAIQQNDYSTARELFYQQVDLLKFIVNTGLPRAIKAGLELYGVEAGELRSPLKPLTENENTILNTIISNIKN
- a CDS encoding cupin domain-containing protein → MSKTTATPAAPDQSAKEEKQAFSSKDFHRTYARPTFVKPSHLIHKNVERAGEHDQFSTERKHPVFFVDLPSRNVSMTIGGLLPGQQTNRHRHTYETVLYVIEGKGWTEIEDERVEWEAGDAVYIPSWAWHRHQNLSDALPAKYIACENAPQLQNLGVALREEEGRDL
- the pdxR gene encoding MocR-like pyridoxine biosynthesis transcription factor PdxR, which produces MLRPWQLEIQLAPQSDKAIYLQIADAIIRDIHSGRLKAGDALPGSRNMAQLLHINRNTVVEALNVLINEEWVVSKERKGIFVSETLPSLSGARRSSSTPVLPETTKGQRYHIQFDDGHPDSKIAPVAALARAYRQLFNRKARWQLMGYADEYGDPEFRKAIVHMLNHQRGLGITDNAICITRGSQMAMYLAFRCMIEKGDHVMVEDPGYKPAWKAAADAGAKLLPVRVDEEGLVIADVMAHLQSRKKIKALYTTPHRQYPTTVTLSLQRRLQLIQLSNDYGFTIMEDDYDNEFCFGYRPTLPLSSFRELKSYIYIGTMSKVVAPALRIGYLVGNSEPFIEKVGALRKIIDVQGDNIMEQAVLQLIKDGTIKRHIRKATLHYKAKRDVTADLLEKHLQHRADYSIPEGGLAFWLTPKKSINWQHVSDKLLSKGIRIITPDNYSIDTPVNGIRLSYGALSEEQLEEGITELAKHL
- a CDS encoding DUF3095 domain-containing protein, whose product is MTVNNDQFYTRLPVNHIPLSELLMEEHLFYRIPEDWHVIITDIKGSTAVVQKGLHETVNLVATGSIVAVLNISFKANITVPFFFGGDGATFIVPPAIKEAAIKALLLYKNNTQESFAMDLRIGTVPVSEIYAAGHTLRVTKFTSSGNFHIPVILGDGLHYAERQIKGEDYMLSGDLSAGEEIDLSGMQCRWDKIKPPEHHYEVVSLIVVATAAEKQAKVFQQVITHIDRIYGTPDKRQPISITQLRLKSTFAKLGLELRAKFGRKGMLRLLQTWLTNILGQLYFRTRPGRTYLTRLIEMSDTLVIDGKINTVITGTEVQRRQLVLELNKLEAAGEIYYAFYVSRESVMSCYVRDYKDEHIHFVDGAEGGYTHAAGVLKLKIVHFSS
- a CDS encoding sensor histidine kinase encodes the protein MSKKRAFRVSPLIIWLSSISLGLLASVPKIAEHHFNAREALVNTVITAVFALFVWYYNIYTLPTYSKRDIYRGISVTRLLQSLILGIGVMLLLAFAQQMLVETLSFGPVMLMVEVRGIFINLMFYMFLHLLYQNYQNQRVSIELERTKSDNLGAQYELLKQQINPHFLFNSLNTLKTMIEVNDKQSVDFVLKLSEFYRFTLESRKLDLIHLSEELEIISAYMFLLKARFEDGIHMKTDIPPAYNNSMIPPFTLQLLIENCVKHNVVSLEEPLEIRLYVEKDFIVAENDLQPKMESEVSMHVGLSNISERYHHLLDKEVIIEATDKVFKVKLPVIYEHTDY
- a CDS encoding LytR/AlgR family response regulator transcription factor translates to MNILIIEDEVKAAASLAALITKIRPEATIVSKLQSVKSSVTYLSEQPHPDLIFMDIQLSDGLCFNIFKAVRVSCPVVFCTAFDEYTLEAFKANGVDYVLKPFSQLDIENAFKKVDELKNFFQQHAQHPLPQLNDLLAKVAPPAGKKNFLVFKNNKYLNIATETIAYFYIKHEATMIRTFDQQEYSVNQSLDQIHAQLSPDQFFRVNRQYLVNFHAIKEVEHYFARKLLVNLSIPTPDKLLINKEKVQIFLTWLENR
- a CDS encoding helix-turn-helix domain-containing protein; protein product: MTTTISADITNPVDGSLGFTMKDFNMDAGFSEVQKIGLFSIIWILEGNGTLKADFTAYDLAAGSMMFFAPFQPFQIRGDDLKGIVMHFHHDFFCIIKHHREVACDGILFNNIHQSPLVNIPEHERPMFLQIMDQIKQEVQVPGLAQHDLIISYLKILLINVTRIKKSQTDVQQPFSEKSTESVLVHSFKTYIDQYYREKHSAGDYAALLNTSVKNLGRVVKEFYQKTPTDMIAERIIVEAKRELYLTDKPVKEIAYDLGFKDEYHFSRYFKNIIQTSPQTYRNSLKKAWG